One Fusarium falciforme chromosome 1, complete sequence genomic window carries:
- a CDS encoding Zn(2)-C6 fungal-type domain-containing protein has translation MENLTGTDAPDRGAGTGTLAPPRKFTIRSKFGQARKPRSRLFCKSRGLVCQSLSDPDALALASRANTQSVAPSSSSPQSPSISAISPSASESNPQRAESAAVVHDGLVRQSGPGPVGQESVASAGVDSPMQDPADEIVHTLEDVPDKTTHAMGLAAEQDPYFLDAFRSLLLSEREGIDASFVQVYPGGQDPDDHPIHFLLLQDEFPAHKNQAKQAASDAIETFIWPHGPALVRLYFRHVHSAFPVISKGRFLRQYLTAKLDIPSSLRGAVYALACVFWRKDPSLEGPCPFQQHDLTNHAQESLRRELESPNLWRLQAALLLMHMVPPDIDSVETPYTWIMASQATAAAQMIGLHQDPAKWNIAPWEKKLRRKLWWATYFTDCWSAVCHGNPPHIAADTFTTPPPDLEDLRSDEDLSLDLHHMVDPCNTSFRVPDGVRFLEMINIARDTRVILDCSCGVKATVQTRTQLIPIRDKLREWPSLVPNCLAVGPNTSNGPLHLSYYATHVLLFRGLMYPATKAAKANPSSNLRRWLSTALAEFDNFTTFMAYITENELTSFWGRHARSQLILCGNFLIYLFLLATEPRDVEAAYRLLEKFHLSLQRLGATEDIAAKVLLRPVILRIESFFIQATELIKTGRTVESPVLYKEKMNVEVVQATSSRASQIKDIISP, from the exons ATGGAGAATCTCACGGGTACCGACGCGCCGGATCGCGGAGCGGGAACGGGAACCCTCGCACCCCCCCGCAAATTCACCATCCGCAGCAAGTTTGGCCAGGCCCGTAAGCCTCGGAGCC GCCTCTTTTGTAAGAGCCGAGGTCTAGTGTGTCAATCGCTCTCAGACCCGGACGCGCTGGCATTAGCATCCCGAGCAAACACCCAGAGCGTTGCTCCATCGAGCTCGAGCCCACAGTCACCGTCGATCTCTGCCATCTCACCGTCAGCCTCTGAAAGCAACCCCCAACGAGCTGAGTCGGCTGCTGTCGTCCATGACGGCCTCGTCCGCCAATCAGGACCAGGACCTGTCGGCCAAGAATCTGTGGCGTCGGCAGGCGTCGATTCGCCGATGCAGGACCCAGCAGACGAAATTGTCCACACGCTTGAGGATGTCCCCGACAAGACAACGCATGCCATGGGATTGGCCGCCGAGCAGGACCCCTACTTCCTCGACGCCTTCAGATCCCTCCTCCTGAGTGAGCGGGAGGGCATTGACGCCAGCTTCGTCCAGGTCTACCCCGGCGGACAAGACCCGGATGACCACCCCATTCACTTCCTTTTGCTGCAAGATGAGTTCCCCGCACACAAGAACCAGGCTAAGCAAGCCGCATCCGATGCGATTGAGACCTTTATCTGGCCCCACGGCCCAGCTCTCGTCCGGCTGTATTTCCGACACGTCCACTCCGCGTTTCCCGTCATCTCCAAGGGTCGCTTCCTGCGCCAATATCTCACTGCCAAGCTCGATATCCCCTCGTCACTACGGGGCGCCGTTTACGCGTTGGCCTGTGTCTTTTGGCGAAAGGACCCATCCCTTGAAGGCCCTTGCCCCTTCCAGCAACACGACCTCACCAACCATGCACAAGAGTCTCTTAGGCGAGAGCTGGAGTCGCCGAACCTCTGGAGGTTACAGGCTGCCCTGCTGCTAATGCACATGGTTCCTCCCGACATCGATAGCGTTGAAACTCCCTATACCTGGATCATGGCGTCGCAAGCCACAGCGGCCGCCCAGATGATTGGCCTTCATCAAGACCCTGCCAAATGGAACATTGCTCCATGGGAAAAGAAGCTGCGGAGGAAGCTCTGGTGGGCCACCTACTTTACTGACTGCTGGTCAGCCGTTTGCCATGGGAACCCTCCACACATTGCTGCCGACACATTCACCACGCCACCTCCAGATTTGGAGGACCTACGGTCTGATGAAGACCTCTCCCTGGACTTGCATCATATGGTTGATCCTTGTAACACGTCCTTCCGCGTGCCTGACGGGGTTCGCTTCCTCGAGATGATCAATATTGCTAGAGACACGCGCGTCATCCTGGATTGTAGTTG TGGCGTGAAAGCAACTGTGCAGACGCGCACTCAACTCATACCGATACGAGACAAGCTAAGGGAATGGCCAAGCCTCGTCCCGAACTGCTTGGCCGTTGGGCCCAATACCTCCAACG GCCCGCTTCACCTATCATACTATGCCACCCATGTGCTCTTGTTTCGTGGGCTCATGTACCCAGCTACGAAAGCGGCGAAAGCAAACCCTAGTTCAAATCTCCGCAGATGGTTGTCCACGGCATTAGCGGAATTCGACAACTTTACCACCTTCATGGCGTACATCACGGAGAATGAGCTGACAAGCTTCTGGGGTCGTC ATGCCCGATCTCAGTTGATCTTGTGTGGCAACTTCCTCATCTACTTGTTTCTATTAGCGACGGAGCCGCGGGATGTTGAGGCGGCATATCGGCTACTCGAAAAATTTCACCTGTCATTACAGCGTCTCGGGGCTACGGAAGACATCGCAGCCAAGGTGCTTCTCCGGCCCGTCATATTGCGCATCGAGTCGTTCTTTATACAAGCCACAGAACTCATCAAGACTGGCCGGACTGTAGAATCACCGGTGTTGTACAAGGAAAAGATGAATGTAGAGGTGGTACAAGCTACCAGTTCAAGGGCGTCTCAGATCAAGGACATAATCAGTCCGTAG
- a CDS encoding Putative Xaa-Pro aminopeptidase PEPP, with translation MFAEDLGRILSGKYPGKTHALKVVGLLREKVPNARGCLYLEGRMSKLLEDSDELEPFRQRRHFYYLTGCDLSNCYFVYDIETSKSTLFIPPVDPEEVVWSGLPVNRQQALEKYDVDEVKFSTELDNFLSHIAGSQSSTVYTIADQVSLHIKFRPGNVDSSMLKGLIDRCRVVKDDYEVAMIRKANVISSLGHEALMKRASEASNEMQLEATFLGHCVAHGAKKMAYPPIVAAGRAGAILHYEANDQPLGGKQNLLVDAGAEWNNYASDITRSFPLSGTFTKESRQIYDIVYKMQMECIAMIKAGVRWEDGHMLAHEIAIEGLLELGILQGAKADILGAQTSLAFFPHGLGHFLGLDTHDVGGDPNFDDENKYFRYLRTRGTLPAGSVVTVEPGIYFCEHIIRPYLEDERHKALINSDVLDKYWDVGGVRIEDNVLVTPTGVDNLTTAIKDPIQLEAMINGHRGRRSGINWTGIFKS, from the exons ATGTTCGCCGAAGACTTGGGCCGAATCCTGAGCGGGAAGTATCCTGGCAAGACTCACGCATTGAAGGTCGTGGGGCTCTTACGAGAGAAGGTTCCTAATGCCAGGGGTTGTCTTTATCTCGAAGGGAGAATGTCAAAGTTGTTGGAAGATAGCGACGAGCTTGAGCCATTCCG GCAGCGTCGACACTTCTACTATCTCACAGGTTGTGATCTAAGCAACTGCTATTTCGTCTACGATATCGAAACCTCCAAGTCGACCCTGTTCATTCCTCCTGTTGACCCTGAAGAGGTTGTCTGGTCCGGTCTTCCTGTAAATCGCCAACAAGCGCTCGAGAAGTATGACGTTGATGAAGTCAAGTTTTCGACTGAACTAGATAATTTCCTCTCGCATATTGCCGGCTCTCAGAGCTCGACAGTCTATACCATCGCAGACCAAGTCTCCTTGCACATCAAATTCAGGCCTGGCAATGTCGACTCATCCATGCTCAAAGGCCTCATCGATCGGTGTCGAGTCGTCAAAGATGATTATGAGGTAGCCATGATCCGAAAGGCAAACGTCATATCAAGCCTCGGTCATGAAGCCCTCATGAAGCGAGCCTCTGAGGCAAGCAACGAGATGCAACTGGAGGCGACGTTTCTGGGCCACTGTGTCGCACATGGTGCGAAAAAGATGGCCTACCCCCCAATCGTGGCTGCTGGTCGCGCTGGAGCTATCTTGCATTACGAAGCCAACGATCAACCTCTTGGGGGAAAGCAGAACCTATTGGTTGATGCTGGCGCTGAGTGGAATAACTACGCCTCTGATATT ACAAGGTCTTTTCCGTTGTCAGGCACCTTTACGAAAGAATCTCGACAGATATACGACATCGTGTACAAGATGCAAATGGAATGCATTGCCATGATTAAGGCAGGTGTAAGATGGGAAGATGGCCATATGCTTGCCCACGAGATCGCCATCGAGGGTCTACTTGAGCTCGGCATCCTACAGGGTGCCAAGGCTGACATCCTGGGCGCCCAGAcgagcttggccttcttcccaCATGGGCTTGGTCATTTCCTCGGACTTGATACTCATGACGTCGGAGGGGATCCCAATTTCGACGATGAGAACAAATACTTTCGGTATCTAAGAACCAGGGGTACACTTCCAGCCGGAAGCGTAGTCACGGTTGAACCCGGT ATTTATTTCTGCGAACATATCATCCGTCCTTATCTTGAGGATGAACGACACAAGGCCCTCATCAACTCGGATGTTCTGGATAAATACTGGGATGTCGGTGGCGTTCG CATCGAGGATAATGTGCTTGTAACACCCACTGGCGTTGATAATCTGACTACGGCAATCAAGGATCCCATTCAATTGGAGGCAATGATAAACGGGCACCGAGGGCGTCGTAGTGGGATTAATTGGACAGGCATCTTCAAGTCTTGA
- a CDS encoding Fungal-trans domain-containing protein translates to MAAASALLKRIELPRGSRWINEDVRPVGSERRTWTFLTFHNFWLLINCNIATYLTGSALIPLGLTWWQAIIAIIIGNVIATVALILSSLAGAYYHIGFPVFSRAVWGTWGSQFVIWNRIFLAFVWSVYPYGFQSWVGGECTYLMLLSWDPNLEKHIPNKIPADTGMTSAQFLSYFVFCIISLPFLWIRPHRIEKFFYFASTVTLIFFLVLLIWALATMGPDGFGDTLKSGTDIPLTGSPNSTVWLMISGIMSTVGSIAAGILNQNDYARLSRRPSDAIWGQAFAFPFYSIIASVIGILVTAATQKRMGEAIWNPPTLFVGLLAKDNDAGTRAAVFFAGLALAISQLGSNLPGNALSGGMDLASTFPKYINIRRGAYVVALLSPVVNPWRLVNTATTFLTVLSGYGVFLAPMTGLMVAHYIVVAKMKVNVDDLYTGDSNSIYWYYKGLNWRAPIAWIVGVAPLLPGFIAAVNLSISISDGAIELYYLNYMYGFMASAFVYALLHRLVPDQKLDAFVQESPSAKEVQALYDGRWDITYAEAGTQIEDSPPPADPHKGAASVTTSV, encoded by the exons ATGGCAGCAGCGTCAGCATTGCTCAAGCGCATCGAGCTGCCACGTGGATCCCGGTGGATT AACGAGGATGTCCGACCTGTCGGGTCGGAGAGACGCACATGGACGTTTCTGACGTTCCACAACTTCT GGCTGCTAATCAACTGCAACATCGCCACATATCTCACTGGAAGCGCTCTTATTCCTCTGGGCCTTACTTGGTGGCAGGCTATCATCG ccatcatcatcggcaaCGTCATTGCCACGGTTGCCCTCATTCTCAGCTCCCTTGCTGGAGCCTACTACCATA TTGGTTTTCCCGTCTTTAGTCGGGCTGTTTGGGGCACATGGGGCTCCCAATTCGTCATCTGGAACCGCATCTTTCTTGCATTTG TCTGGTCAGTATATCC GTATGGCTTCCAATCATGGGTCGGAGGTGAATGCACCTACTTGATGCTCCTCTCCTGGGACCCCAACCTCGAGAAGCATATCCCAAACAAGATCCCCGCAGACACGGGCATGACATCTGCTCAATTTCTGTCATACTTTGTCTTTTGCATCATCAGTCTTCCGTTCCTCTGGATTCGACCTCACCGGATCGAAAAGTTCTTTTACTTCGCGAGCACGGTGACGCtgatcttcttcctcgttctCCTCATCTGGGCTTTGGCAACGATGGGACCAGACGGGTTTGGCGACACTCTCAAGTCGGGTACAGATATTCCGTTGACTGGAAGCCCCAATAGCACCGTTTGGCTTATGATTTCCGGCATCATGTCGACGGTTGGTTCCATTGCAGCTGGAATCCTCAACCAAAACGACTATGCCCGACTTTCTCGCCGTCCAAGCGATGCGATCTGGGGACAAGCCTTTGCATTTCCTTTCTATAGCATCATCGCTTCTGTTATCGGCATTCTCGTCACGGCTGCTACTCAGAAACGCATGGGAGAAGCCATCTGGAACCCGCCTACTCTCTTCGTTGGTCTCCTCGCAAAGGACAATGATGCTGGAACCCGTGCAGCCGTCTTCTTCGCCGGACTCGCGTTGGCCATCTCGCAGCTTGGCAGCAACCTCCCCGGAAACGCATTGTCTGGTGGCATGGACTTGGCTTCCACTTTCCCCAAGTACATCAACATTCGTCGAGGAGCCTATGTTGTTGCTCTCCTCAGCCCGGTCGTCAACCCTTGGCGTCTTGTCAACACGGCCACGACTTTCCTGACAGTTCTATCTGGATATGGAGTGTTCCTTGCCCCAATGACTGGATTGATGGTTGCACACTATATCGTGGTGGCCAAGATGAAGGTGAATGTGGATGACCTGTACACTGGGGACAGCAACAGCATCTACTGGTACTACAAGGGCCTTAACTGGCGTGCCCCGATCGCG TGGATTGTCGGCGTTGCACCTCTTCTCCCTGGCTTCATTGCAGCCGTCAACCTGTCCATCTCAATCTCTGATGGCGCCATTGAGCTGTACTATCTCAACTACATGTATGGCTTCATGGCAAGTGCATTTGTATATGCCTTGCTTCACAGATTGGTCCCAGATCAAAAGCTCGATGCTTTCGTCCAAGAAAGCCCATCTGCAAAGGAAGTGCAGGCGCTGTATGACGGCCGCTGGGACATTACTTACGCCGAGGCTGGGACTCAGATCGAGGACTCTCCACCTCCGGCAGATCCTCACAAGGGAGCGGCATCAGTTACGACGTCTGTTTAG
- a CDS encoding Peptidase S53 domain-containing protein, whose translation MHLSSYQCLLLALSALPTAFGKSFSHHSKAPKGWHVDENARVSAAKQQVFSIALTMQNVDQLESKLLDLSTPGGENYGQWLSHDEVKATFSPSKEAVSSVTKWLKSNGVKNYKVNGAFIDFAIDVPGANSLLGGDYQYYVKDGQTKLRTLSYSIPNSLAEHIQYVDPSTNFGATSAFTPIFRPSRTTVTKRNNAASKSSVDASCQTSITPSCLKQLYNIGDYTPDAESGSTIGFSSFLNQSALFSDVFQFEEKFGIPKQNFTKVLINNPVNDQSPTSKNYGEADLDAENIVGIAHPLPFTEYLTGGSPPFVPNIDQPTAADNQNEPYMPYFRYLLTQKDLPAVISTSYGDEEDGVPREYATLTCNLIGLLGLRGITVLFSSGDLGVGAGCLAPDYKTVEFNAIFPATCPYLTSVGGTVDVTPEIAWDGSSGGFSKYFARPSYQNQAIKTYMKTVSDKTKKYYAPYTNWNGRGFPDVSGHSASPGYEVIYAGKQARSGGTSAAAPVWAGIVGLLNDARFRAGKGSLGWLNPLIYKYGPKVLTDITGGYSIGCDGNNTQTGQPEPAGSGIVPGARWNATTGWDPVTGYGSPDFGKLKDLVLSF comes from the exons ATGCATCTCTCCTCATATCAGTGCCTCTTGCTGGCCTTGTCGGCTCTGCCCACGGCATTTGGCAAGTCGTTCTCGCACCATTCCAAGGCGCCAAAGGGTTGGCATGTCGACGAAAACGCCCGTGTCTCTGCTGCAAAGCAGCAAGTCTTCAGCATTGCACTGACTATGCAAAATGTGGACCAGCTGGAGTCAAAGCTGCTTGATCTTTCCACTCCCGGGGGCGAAAACTATGGCCAGTGGTTGTCACACGACGAAGTCAAGGCAACCTTCTCTCCTTCGAAGGAGGCCGTTTCTAGCGTCACAAAGTGGCTCAAGTCCAATGGCGTCAAGAACTACAAAGTGAACGGCGCTTTCATTGACTTTGCCATTGACGTTCCCGGAGCCAACTCCCTGCTGGGAGGTGACTATCAATATTACGTCAAGGACGGCCAGACCAAGTTGCGAACCCTTTCGTACTCTATCCCCAATTCCCTGGCAGAGCACATTCAATACGTGGATCCAAGCACCAACTTCGGAGCCACCTCGGCTTTCACCCCCATCTTTCGTCCGTCGCGGACTACTGTCACCAAGCGCAACAATgcagcctcaaagagctCCGTTGATGCTTCATGCCAGACAAGTATCACTCCTTCTTGCTTGAAGCAGCTGTACAACATCGGAGACTACACCCCCGACGCGGAGTCCGGAAGCACTATTGGCTTCAGCAGTTTCCTCAACCAATCTGCCCTCTTCTCTGATGTCTTCCAGTTTGAGGAGAAGTTTGGTATCCCCAAGCAGAACTTCACCAAGGTCCTGATCAACAACCCGGTCAATGACCAGAGTCCCACCAGCAAGAACTACGGCGAGGCTGATTTGGATGCTGAGAACATTGTTGGAATCGcccatcctcttccttttaCTGAGTACCTCACAGGAGGTTCACC ACCCTTCGTCCCCAATATTGACCAGCCTACTGCTGCTGACAACCAGAATGAGCCTTACATGCCGTATTTCCGGTACCTCTTGACCCAGAAGGATCTCCCTGCCGTTATCTCTACCTCGTACGGTGACGAAGAAGAC GGCGTCCCACGAGAATATGCCACTCTTACCTGCAACCTCATTGGTCTTTTGGGTCTCCGAGGTATCACCGTCCTCTTTTCTTCCGGCGATCTTGGAGTGGGTGCTGGATGTTTGGCTCCTGACTACAAGACTGTCGAGTTCAACGCCATCTTCCCTGCCACCTGCCCTTACTTGACTTCCGTCGGTGGTACTGTTGATGTCACTCCTGAGATTGCCTGGGATGGATCGTCTGGAGGATTCAGCAAGTACTTCGCCCGACCTAGTTACCAGaaccaggccatcaagacaTACATGAAGACCGTGTcagacaagaccaagaagtaCTACGCTCCTTACACCAACTGGAACGGCCGAGGTTTCCCTGATGTCTCTGGACACAGTGCCTCGCCTGGCTACGAGGTTATCTACGCTGGGAAGCAGGCCAGAAGCGGGGGTACCAGCGCTGCGGCTCCTGTTTGGGCTGGTATTGTTGGTCTGTTGAACGACGCCCGATTCCGGGCTGGTAAGGGAAGCTTGGGCTGGCTGAACCCTCTTATCTACAAGTATGGACCCAAGGTCTTGACAGATATTACTGGGGGCTACAGCATTGGATGCGACGGCAACAACACTCAGACCGGCCAGCCAGAGCCCGCCGGGTCTGGTATTGTTCCCGGCGCTAGGTGGAACGCTACTACTGGATGGGATCCTGTGACTGGATATGGCTCACCTGACTTTGGAAAGTTGAAGGACCTAGTTCTGAGTTTTTAA